Proteins encoded within one genomic window of Brachybacterium sp. P6-10-X1:
- the yajC gene encoding preprotein translocase subunit YajC — protein MESLLPLLLIFAVMMLPLMFLSSRQKKQQQKQRALVDQLGVGDEVRTHSGFYGLIVDSFDDVVVLESEDGSQSKWARQAIAMGVDPVSDESEGDAAAQDDAAQDDTAQDDTAEETSGSSIPGVTVTDESEDRRDR, from the coding sequence GTGGAATCCCTCCTGCCCCTCCTGCTCATCTTCGCGGTCATGATGCTGCCGCTGATGTTCCTCTCCAGCCGCCAGAAGAAGCAGCAGCAGAAGCAACGTGCGCTGGTCGACCAGCTCGGCGTCGGTGACGAGGTGCGCACGCACTCGGGCTTCTACGGCCTGATCGTCGACTCCTTCGACGACGTCGTGGTCCTCGAGTCCGAGGACGGCTCGCAGTCGAAGTGGGCGCGCCAGGCCATCGCGATGGGGGTCGATCCGGTCTCCGACGAGTCGGAGGGCGACGCCGCGGCGCAGGACGATGCCGCGCAGGACGACACCGCGCAGGACGACACCGCCGAGGAGACGTCCGGCTCGAGCATCCCCGGTGTGACGGTCACCGACGAGTCCGAGGATCGTCGCGACCGCTGA